In Miniphocaeibacter halophilus, the following proteins share a genomic window:
- a CDS encoding ECF transporter S component: MKTKKLVYSSLLLSIGIILPTLVHLTGIPGNVFLPMHIPVLIAGLLLGPTYGAIIGVLLPLINFLIINMPPIPTLYIMTFELLGYGLFSGIIYKRTSNIILSLVCSMIIGRIFGAIVSYVLFTMLGMSKISPYIWLSGSIITGLPGIIIQLLLIPIIVKALMKKAY, from the coding sequence ATGAAAACAAAAAAATTAGTTTATTCATCCTTATTATTATCTATAGGTATAATTTTACCTACTTTAGTTCATCTTACCGGTATTCCAGGTAATGTATTTTTGCCTATGCATATTCCTGTTTTAATAGCAGGGCTTCTTTTAGGACCAACCTACGGAGCAATTATTGGGGTTCTTTTACCTTTAATTAATTTCCTAATTATTAATATGCCACCAATACCTACTCTTTATATAATGACTTTTGAATTGTTAGGATATGGTTTATTTTCTGGAATTATTTATAAGAGAACAAGTAATATAATTCTTTCTTTGGTTTGTTCTATGATTATTGGGAGAATTTTTGGTGCTATAGTATCTTATGTTCTATTTACTATGCTAGGTATGTCGAAAATTTCACCTTATATATGGTTATCAGGTTCTATAATTACTGGTTTGCCTGGAATTATTATACAATTGTTGTTAATACCTATTATAGTTAAAGCGCTAATGAAAAAAGCATATTAA
- a CDS encoding XdhC family protein, whose product METQVLTKIAKKVEKGEKAALVILENNCGSVPGKEGSLMGVFEDGSIVGTVGGGAIEFDIVQRTLKAMERNKNFKFDYSLTEDGELQMACGGQTSGFVKIFVPKNNLIIFGAGHCAQKLAKFALGCNFNVTIVDDREEFKNHPDFEGITEYIVGIPEDIVDKLKFDKNSTYIVIATRGHMHDYEATKAVIEKDYKYIGMLGSRKKAIELKEKLVNSGTDLDLVNKIYLPIGLDISNGSIEEIGISILGEILKVKNGLDGKSRKIEIENRD is encoded by the coding sequence ATGGAAACCCAAGTTTTAACTAAAATAGCAAAAAAAGTAGAAAAGGGAGAAAAGGCTGCCTTAGTAATATTAGAGAATAATTGTGGTTCTGTACCGGGAAAAGAAGGCTCTTTAATGGGAGTTTTTGAAGATGGATCCATAGTAGGTACTGTTGGTGGAGGAGCTATTGAATTTGACATTGTCCAAAGAACTTTAAAAGCCATGGAAAGAAACAAGAATTTCAAATTTGATTATTCCTTAACAGAAGATGGAGAATTACAAATGGCCTGTGGTGGGCAAACATCCGGTTTTGTAAAAATATTTGTTCCTAAAAACAATTTAATAATATTTGGAGCTGGACATTGTGCACAAAAATTAGCTAAATTTGCCTTAGGGTGTAACTTTAATGTAACAATTGTAGACGATAGAGAAGAATTTAAAAATCATCCAGACTTTGAGGGAATTACTGAATATATAGTAGGTATTCCAGAAGATATTGTAGATAAACTTAAATTCGATAAAAATTCAACCTATATTGTTATAGCAACAAGAGGTCATATGCATGACTATGAAGCGACTAAAGCAGTAATAGAAAAAGATTATAAATATATAGGAATGTTAGGTAGTAGAAAAAAAGCAATAGAATTGAAGGAAAAGTTAGTAAACAGTGGAACAGACCTTGATTTAGTAAATAAAATATACCTACCTATTGGATTGGACATATCAAATGGATCAATAGAGGAAATAGGAATATCAATACTAGGAGAAATATTAAAAGTAAAAAATGGTTTAGATGGAAAATCTAGGAAAATAGAAATAGAAAATAGAGATTAA
- the yqeB gene encoding selenium-dependent molybdenum cofactor biosynthesis protein YqeB: MKNDIIVVRGGGDIATGVIQKLHRTGFRVLVLEIEKPTAIRRTVAVSSCIYTNEYTVEDIVAIKCENNSDVYAAWENNKVPVVVDPDGETIDRFKPKYIVDAIIAKKNINFNKFKAFGKIALGPGFEAGKDADIVIETNRGHDLGRLIFKGFATENTGSPGDIAGRTLERVIYSEFEGVINHIKNIGDLVTKGETIATIDGNEVKSNLTGVLRGLINNGFFVTKGLKIADVDPRKEEVDNCFTISDKARAIGGNTLEAILILENSGKDRG; encoded by the coding sequence ATGAAAAATGATATTATTGTAGTAAGAGGCGGTGGCGATATTGCTACTGGCGTAATTCAAAAACTCCATAGAACAGGATTTAGAGTTTTGGTGCTAGAAATTGAAAAACCTACTGCAATTAGAAGAACAGTAGCAGTATCAAGCTGTATATATACAAATGAATATACAGTTGAAGATATTGTAGCAATAAAATGTGAAAATAACTCAGATGTTTATGCAGCTTGGGAAAATAACAAAGTTCCAGTAGTAGTAGATCCGGATGGAGAAACCATAGATAGATTTAAACCTAAATATATAGTAGATGCAATTATAGCAAAGAAAAATATTAATTTTAATAAATTTAAAGCTTTTGGTAAAATAGCTTTAGGACCTGGATTTGAAGCAGGAAAAGATGCTGATATAGTCATAGAAACAAATAGAGGACATGATTTAGGTAGACTTATATTTAAGGGATTTGCTACGGAAAATACCGGAAGTCCAGGTGATATTGCTGGAAGAACATTAGAAAGAGTAATATATTCTGAATTTGAAGGGGTAATTAACCATATAAAAAATATTGGCGATCTAGTAACAAAAGGTGAAACTATTGCGACTATAGATGGAAATGAAGTAAAGAGCAATTTAACTGGTGTTTTAAGAGGGCTCATAAATAATGGTTTCTTTGTAACAAAAGGTTTGAAAATTGCAGATGTTGATCCACGAAAAGAAGAGGTTGATAATTGTTTTACAATTTCCGACAAAGCAAGAGCAATAGGAGGAAATACACTAGAAGCTATATTGATTTTAGAAAATAGTGGGAAAGATAGGGGGTAA
- a CDS encoding nucleotidyltransferase family protein: protein MAVSCIVMASGMSKRMNENKLLLTLNKKMIFEYILDTISRIDFDEVIVVTRFKEIIDYSKKYKYKVVINKNFEEGQASSIRLGVNSAKKNNDYMFFVADQPFIREKTINYILEKNKENKGKIIVPYYNGLKGNPVVFGNIFRKDLLNLSGDKGGSIVIKQNKDRVKNIFIKTEDSFENFDIDNKKDYEVLKRKYEK from the coding sequence ATGGCTGTTAGTTGTATAGTTATGGCATCGGGTATGTCTAAAAGAATGAATGAAAACAAATTGTTATTAACCCTTAACAAGAAGATGATATTTGAATATATTTTAGATACTATTAGTAGAATTGACTTCGATGAAGTTATAGTTGTAACAAGATTTAAAGAAATAATCGATTATTCTAAAAAATACAAGTATAAAGTTGTTATTAATAAGAATTTTGAAGAAGGACAAGCAAGCTCTATTAGGCTTGGGGTAAATAGTGCTAAGAAAAATAATGATTATATGTTTTTTGTGGCAGACCAGCCTTTTATAAGAGAAAAAACAATAAATTATATATTGGAGAAAAACAAAGAAAACAAAGGAAAGATTATTGTACCATATTATAATGGCCTAAAAGGCAATCCGGTTGTCTTTGGGAATATATTTAGAAAAGACTTACTAAACCTATCGGGAGACAAGGGTGGTTCAATTGTAATAAAACAAAATAAGGATAGAGTAAAAAATATTTTTATTAAAACAGAAGATAGTTTTGAGAATTTTGATATAGATAATAAAAAAGATTATGAGGTATTAAAGAGAAAATATGAAAAATGA
- the yqeC gene encoding selenium cofactor biosynthesis protein YqeC, protein MLKDLLNLHKGDIISIVGSGGKTTTMFKLADELVGNRVLLTTSTKILKEYGGKFITIDDISQIKESLEKNIYLTGKCFTEYKFSGISNSDLNRVKKYFDYIIIEADGSKTLPLKGWRDNEPVILNSSNKTLGIIPMDVYKVELGKIEIFQRELFFSLVGSNKRIFDTECIFKLINSPVGLFKNTTKEKYILFNKCDNMEMVNICKEVVDDLTHKYNIDKNIKFICGSSLKGKYYGC, encoded by the coding sequence ATGCTTAAAGATTTATTGAATTTACACAAGGGAGATATTATCTCTATAGTTGGAAGTGGCGGTAAAACCACAACGATGTTTAAATTAGCCGATGAACTTGTAGGCAATAGAGTTTTATTGACAACCAGTACTAAAATATTAAAAGAATATGGCGGAAAATTTATTACCATAGATGATATTTCACAAATAAAAGAAAGTTTGGAAAAAAACATATATTTAACTGGAAAATGTTTCACCGAATATAAATTTTCAGGAATAAGCAATAGCGATTTAAATAGGGTGAAAAAATACTTTGACTATATTATTATAGAAGCAGATGGCTCAAAAACGTTACCATTAAAAGGATGGAGGGACAATGAACCGGTAATTTTAAATTCGTCAAATAAAACTTTGGGAATTATCCCTATGGATGTTTACAAAGTTGAATTGGGAAAAATAGAAATTTTCCAAAGAGAGTTATTCTTTAGTCTTGTTGGTTCAAATAAAAGGATATTTGATACTGAATGTATTTTCAAATTAATTAACTCCCCTGTAGGTTTATTTAAAAATACTACAAAAGAAAAGTATATTCTCTTTAATAAATGTGACAATATGGAAATGGTAAACATTTGCAAAGAAGTAGTTGATGATTTAACACATAAATATAATATAGATAAAAATATTAAATTTATTTGTGGTTCATCATTAAAAGGAAAGTATTATGGCTGTTAG
- a CDS encoding murein hydrolase activator EnvC family protein has protein sequence MGHNKKRFLAMLLLSSISLTTVSFADSITEMENKKNSNLKSADELKNSINSLEQEKNSLAGDVAVIDQEISALEAQISELMKQISALEIAIQETEEEIKKLEENIDKNQKEFEERLGAMYKNSQVGYLDIVFSSSGIDDLLSKASTMKFITEYDKEIINNLKNDKLVIDAKKSELDGQKLSLEISKQTLDNKNAELYASKANKLVLIEEAANKQSISQAELEQLESEIYTLEKNISSEKAAQAEAARKAREQAAQAKATAQAQAKASSSNKQVTSTVSTKSSVGAGEISTNVGNGTLGWPVPSSRNITSNYGYRTLFGVPEFHMGVDIAAPLGTAIASADSGTVIYSAYTGSYGNLMKVQHDSGLVTYYAHLSSYVASVGERVSKGQTIARMGSTGNSTGSHLHFEVRVNGAHTNPLNYIQ, from the coding sequence TTGGGTCATAACAAGAAAAGATTTTTAGCTATGTTATTACTATCTTCTATAAGTCTTACTACAGTTTCTTTTGCTGATAGCATAACTGAAATGGAGAACAAAAAGAATTCAAATCTAAAATCAGCTGATGAATTAAAAAATTCAATTAATTCATTAGAACAAGAAAAGAATTCTTTAGCAGGAGATGTAGCAGTTATAGATCAAGAAATTAGTGCATTAGAAGCTCAAATAAGTGAACTAATGAAACAAATTTCTGCTTTGGAAATTGCTATTCAGGAAACTGAAGAAGAAATTAAAAAATTAGAAGAAAATATAGATAAAAATCAAAAAGAGTTTGAAGAAAGACTTGGTGCAATGTATAAAAACAGTCAAGTTGGTTACTTAGACATAGTTTTTTCATCATCAGGAATAGATGATTTATTATCAAAAGCTTCAACAATGAAATTTATTACAGAATATGATAAAGAAATAATAAATAATCTTAAAAATGATAAGCTTGTAATAGATGCAAAAAAATCAGAATTAGATGGACAAAAACTATCTTTAGAAATATCTAAACAGACTTTAGATAATAAAAATGCTGAGCTATATGCATCAAAAGCTAACAAATTAGTATTAATTGAAGAAGCTGCAAACAAGCAATCAATATCTCAAGCTGAATTAGAACAATTAGAATCAGAAATCTATACATTAGAAAAAAATATTAGTTCAGAAAAAGCAGCTCAAGCAGAAGCTGCAAGAAAAGCTAGAGAACAAGCGGCTCAAGCAAAAGCAACAGCACAAGCACAAGCAAAAGCTAGTTCCAGCAATAAACAAGTTACTTCTACAGTAAGTACAAAAAGTAGTGTAGGAGCAGGTGAAATATCTACTAACGTAGGTAATGGAACATTAGGATGGCCAGTACCATCTTCTAGAAATATAACTAGTAATTACGGTTATAGAACATTATTTGGTGTTCCGGAATTTCATATGGGAGTTGACATAGCAGCACCACTTGGAACTGCAATAGCATCAGCAGATAGTGGAACTGTAATATATTCAGCTTACACAGGAAGTTATGGAAACTTAATGAAAGTTCAACACGACAGTGGATTGGTTACATATTATGCACATTTATCATCATATGTAGCTTCTGTAGGCGAAAGAGTGTCTAAGGGACAAACTATCGCAAGAATGGGTTCTACAGGAAATTCAACAGGATCTCATTTACACTTTGAAGTAAGGGTAAATGGAGCTCATACTAATCCATTAAATTATATTCAATAA
- the ftsX gene encoding permease-like cell division protein FtsX, translating into MRKIRVFFATLKEGIKSLWKHRGMGFASVLSIMLALIILGVILISALTLNQYVLDLEKKVDEVVVYMDKDSDQTIIDSLKSDLGNDKFVKDIRFKSSEEALKEYTKSIGESQSYLLEGMEGALPPSYVVTLNDVRDAEEFSNEATKYEGVSEVIFFKDTIEKVVKISHYVQIGGAVGVVALVIISIFIISNTIKLTVFARKREIQIKKYIGATNTVITGPFIVEGAVFGLIGSGLAFAAIYFGYDLLFKRFAEAIQQNLAGYLIPIELIYKDILIIFLTLGMGIGIIGSLMSIRKYLKV; encoded by the coding sequence ATGAGGAAAATTAGAGTATTTTTTGCCACTTTAAAAGAAGGTATAAAGAGCCTTTGGAAACATAGGGGTATGGGATTTGCTTCGGTACTATCCATTATGTTGGCACTTATAATATTAGGTGTTATTCTTATTTCGGCCTTAACCTTAAATCAATATGTTTTAGATTTAGAAAAAAAAGTCGACGAAGTGGTTGTATATATGGATAAGGATAGTGACCAAACAATTATTGATTCACTAAAATCAGATTTGGGAAATGACAAATTCGTCAAGGATATACGATTCAAATCAAGTGAAGAAGCTTTAAAAGAATATACAAAAAGTATAGGTGAATCGCAAAGTTATTTACTTGAAGGAATGGAAGGAGCATTACCACCATCATATGTAGTAACATTAAATGATGTAAGGGATGCTGAAGAGTTCAGTAATGAAGCAACAAAATACGAAGGTGTATCCGAAGTAATATTTTTCAAAGATACTATTGAAAAAGTAGTTAAAATTTCTCACTATGTTCAAATTGGTGGAGCTGTTGGAGTAGTTGCATTAGTTATAATTTCAATATTTATAATTTCCAATACTATAAAGCTTACTGTATTTGCAAGAAAGAGAGAAATTCAAATAAAAAAATATATCGGTGCAACTAATACTGTTATAACGGGACCATTTATAGTTGAAGGAGCAGTATTTGGATTAATAGGTTCCGGTTTAGCATTTGCAGCTATATATTTTGGATATGATTTATTATTTAAGAGATTTGCAGAAGCAATTCAGCAAAACTTAGCAGGGTACCTGATACCAATAGAACTAATCTACAAGGATATTTTGATAATATTTTTGACTTTAGGTATGGGCATTGGTATAATAGGTTCATTAATGTCAATTAGAAAATACTTGAAAGTATAG
- the ftsE gene encoding cell division ATP-binding protein FtsE: MVEFKDVSKMYKNNVLALDNINFKIDEGEFVFVIGESGAGKSTLLKLILKEENPTSGELYLFGDNITKLRNRRVPILRKQIGVVFQDFRLIDNKNVYGNLQYVMEILGYSRRYIKREIPKLLEKVNLLGKEKSYPYQLSGGEQQRVSIARALIVKPKILIADEPTGNLDPKTADDIVKALDQINKEGTTVIMITHEKTIVDSMKKRVIHLEKGKIIRDEKGGKYEEN; encoded by the coding sequence TTGGTAGAATTTAAAGATGTTTCTAAAATGTATAAAAACAATGTTTTAGCATTAGATAATATTAATTTTAAAATAGATGAAGGTGAATTTGTATTTGTAATTGGAGAAAGTGGAGCAGGTAAGTCCACACTTTTAAAATTGATCTTAAAAGAAGAAAATCCTACATCTGGAGAATTATATTTATTTGGAGATAATATTACTAAACTTAGAAATAGACGTGTACCTATTTTAAGAAAACAAATAGGTGTTGTTTTTCAAGATTTTAGATTAATTGATAATAAAAATGTATATGGTAATTTACAATATGTAATGGAAATTTTAGGGTATTCAAGACGTTATATAAAACGTGAAATACCAAAATTACTGGAAAAAGTAAATCTACTAGGAAAAGAAAAATCCTATCCATATCAATTGTCCGGCGGTGAGCAACAAAGAGTTAGTATTGCAAGAGCTTTAATTGTAAAGCCAAAGATTTTAATTGCAGATGAACCTACAGGTAACCTAGATCCTAAAACTGCAGATGATATAGTAAAAGCATTGGATCAGATTAATAAAGAAGGAACTACTGTAATTATGATAACTCACGAAAAAACAATTGTTGACTCAATGAAAAAAAGAGTTATTCATTTAGAAAAGGGCAAAATAATCAGAGATGAAAAAGGTGGTAAATATGAGGAAAATTAG
- a CDS encoding 5-formyltetrahydrofolate cyclo-ligase, with translation MNKKLLRKDIIKKRDSLSLEHKNTLDDSIFKLLLNSNFLDKFNNIFCYVSFGSEINTRPIMEYIIKKKKNLYVPYIDKEENIMKLSLIKDLDNDLVSGYYNILEPKKHLRNFVNNDIIDLVITPGVAFTRDKYRMGYGGGFYDKFFASLNSSPLKIALAYNFQIVNELPLEKFDIPVDIIITEDIIIK, from the coding sequence TTGAACAAGAAATTATTAAGGAAAGATATTATAAAAAAGAGGGATTCTTTATCTTTAGAACATAAGAACACTTTAGATGATAGTATTTTTAAACTACTTTTAAATTCAAATTTTTTGGATAAATTTAATAATATTTTTTGTTACGTTAGTTTTGGATCAGAAATTAATACAAGACCAATTATGGAATATATTATTAAGAAGAAGAAAAATCTATATGTACCCTATATTGATAAGGAAGAAAATATTATGAAATTGTCATTAATAAAGGATTTAGATAATGACTTAGTTTCCGGATACTATAATATCTTAGAGCCAAAAAAACACTTAAGAAATTTTGTAAATAATGATATTATAGATTTGGTTATTACACCTGGAGTAGCTTTTACAAGAGATAAATATAGAATGGGCTATGGTGGAGGATTTTATGATAAATTTTTTGCTAGTTTAAATTCATCTCCATTGAAAATAGCTTTAGCTTATAATTTTCAAATAGTTAATGAGCTTCCTCTTGAAAAATTCGACATTCCTGTGGATATAATAATAACTGAAGATATTATAATAAAATAA
- a CDS encoding coenzyme F420-0:L-glutamate ligase, which yields MTRNIGTIARGIRTPIIKEGDDLVKIIEETVEKIIKEDNIVLNDMDVFAITESLLARAQGNYVNIDCITEDLNAKYDKSIGVVFPITSRNRFSMIMKAIANTKKKIKVFLSYPSDEVGNALFDKSLLLGKDINIYKDTLTEKEYWDLVGKNSLHRFTGVNYVELYKSYAVNDNIEIYLTNNPEDIAKLCDELLVADIHERKYLSELFKKLGVKTIYTLADILAKPIKGSGYNEIYGLYGSNLATEDSIKLFPRKSQEFVENLQRILKEKYNKNIQVMIYGDGAFKDPVGKIWELADPVVSPGYTSDLVGTPSEIKIKYIADTDLRDLSDDERTEAIKEKIIHKDSNLIGQNASIGTTPRQITDLLGSLSDLISGSGDKGTPLVLIQGYFDNFADN from the coding sequence ATGACAAGAAATATAGGAACTATTGCAAGAGGTATTAGAACACCAATCATTAAAGAAGGCGATGATTTAGTAAAGATTATAGAAGAAACTGTTGAAAAAATCATTAAAGAAGATAATATTGTTTTAAATGATATGGATGTTTTTGCTATTACAGAGTCCTTACTAGCCAGAGCTCAAGGTAATTATGTAAATATAGATTGTATTACAGAAGACTTAAACGCTAAATATGACAAGTCAATAGGTGTGGTTTTTCCAATTACAAGTAGAAATAGATTTTCAATGATAATGAAGGCCATAGCAAATACAAAGAAAAAAATTAAAGTATTTTTAAGCTATCCTTCCGATGAAGTTGGAAACGCATTATTTGATAAATCCCTACTTCTTGGAAAAGATATTAATATATATAAGGATACTTTAACAGAAAAAGAATATTGGGATTTAGTTGGAAAAAATTCCCTACATCGATTTACCGGAGTTAATTATGTAGAATTATATAAAAGCTATGCTGTAAATGATAATATTGAAATTTACCTAACTAATAATCCTGAAGATATTGCTAAACTTTGTGATGAATTACTAGTTGCAGATATACACGAAAGAAAATATTTATCGGAACTGTTTAAAAAGCTCGGTGTGAAAACCATCTATACCTTAGCCGATATTTTAGCTAAACCAATTAAGGGAAGTGGTTATAATGAAATCTACGGACTTTATGGATCAAACTTAGCAACTGAAGATTCTATAAAACTATTTCCTAGAAAATCGCAGGAATTTGTTGAAAACCTACAAAGGATTTTAAAGGAAAAATATAATAAAAATATTCAAGTAATGATATATGGAGACGGCGCATTTAAAGATCCTGTTGGTAAAATTTGGGAATTAGCCGATCCTGTAGTTTCGCCAGGCTATACCTCCGATTTAGTCGGTACACCTAGTGAAATTAAAATTAAATATATAGCTGATACGGATTTAAGAGACCTTTCCGATGATGAAAGAACAGAGGCTATAAAAGAAAAAATCATCCATAAAGATAGTAATTTAATTGGACAAAATGCCTCTATAGGAACAACCCCTAGACAAATTACCGACTTATTAGGTTCCTTAAGTGATTTAATAAGCGGTTCAGGAGACAAGGGTACTCCTTTAGTCTTAATACAAGGTTATTTTGACAATTTTGCTGATAATTAA
- a CDS encoding metal ABC transporter permease, protein MFKYDFMLKSFIVGMLISITVPLIGSIVVSKKTSTIGDALSHTSLAGVAIGLIVGINPIIGSIVVCLLAAFSIEFLRKKFPKSSDIVIAIVMSFGIGLAAILSDFIPGANNLESFLFGSIAAVSNFEVILVLIISIIVILLYMKMYYGLLYIVFDEKGAELAGIPVKRINFIFTVLTALTIAVGSRIVGVLMISSLMVLPVATAIRISKSFIQTIKISVILSFVYVMAGIVISFYFKLKPGGTIVIIGVIVLIIELIYEKIRKKQA, encoded by the coding sequence ATTTTCAAATATGATTTTATGTTAAAATCCTTTATAGTCGGAATGTTGATTTCTATTACAGTTCCCTTAATTGGCAGTATTGTAGTTAGTAAAAAAACATCTACTATTGGTGATGCACTATCTCATACTTCCTTAGCTGGAGTAGCAATTGGCCTTATAGTTGGTATTAATCCTATAATAGGTTCTATTGTGGTTTGTCTTTTAGCTGCATTTTCAATTGAGTTTTTACGAAAGAAGTTTCCTAAGAGTTCAGATATTGTAATTGCAATTGTAATGAGTTTTGGAATAGGACTAGCTGCTATTTTATCTGATTTTATTCCGGGAGCTAATAATTTAGAGTCGTTTTTATTTGGAAGTATTGCTGCAGTTAGTAATTTTGAAGTTATTCTAGTCCTAATAATTTCAATAATAGTAATTTTACTGTATATGAAAATGTATTATGGATTATTATATATTGTATTTGATGAAAAGGGAGCTGAACTGGCAGGAATTCCAGTTAAGAGAATTAATTTTATCTTTACAGTATTAACGGCTTTAACAATAGCAGTAGGCTCAAGGATTGTTGGAGTGTTAATGATTTCTTCCTTAATGGTTCTACCTGTTGCAACAGCTATTAGAATATCGAAATCTTTTATACAAACTATAAAAATATCGGTAATATTAAGTTTTGTTTATGTAATGGCAGGTATAGTAATATCCTTCTATTTCAAATTAAAACCAGGTGGTACTATTGTTATAATTGGTGTAATAGTATTAATAATTGAATTGATTTATGAGAAAATAAGAAAAAAACAAGCATAA
- a CDS encoding metal ABC transporter ATP-binding protein, which yields MEKSIVLENLNFGYDKKILNNINLEITRGEFIGIVGPNGAGKSTLLKIIIGQLKPNSGRVKILENNGKDKSIGYLKQMNIEVGVSFPITPLEIVMLNLYNQMGLMKVPNKKIKNMALNALSMVNLQEKAYYNYNNMSGGEQQRVLIAKELVKNSNILIFDEPTAGIDQDSKELLFNILDHLNKKHNITIIIVTHELEFSKKYFNRILKLENGELKDYSEVNIW from the coding sequence ATGGAAAAATCAATAGTATTAGAAAATTTAAATTTTGGATATGATAAAAAAATATTAAACAATATAAATTTAGAAATTACTAGGGGAGAGTTTATAGGAATAGTTGGCCCTAATGGTGCTGGAAAAAGTACTTTATTAAAAATAATAATAGGTCAATTAAAACCCAATAGTGGAAGAGTAAAAATCCTAGAGAATAATGGAAAAGATAAAAGTATAGGCTATTTAAAACAGATGAATATTGAAGTTGGCGTAAGTTTTCCTATTACACCATTAGAAATAGTAATGTTAAATTTATATAATCAAATGGGATTAATGAAAGTACCTAATAAAAAAATTAAAAATATGGCATTAAATGCCTTGTCTATGGTAAATTTACAGGAAAAAGCCTATTATAATTACAATAATATGAGTGGTGGAGAACAACAAAGGGTTTTAATAGCTAAGGAATTAGTAAAAAATTCAAATATATTGATTTTTGATGAACCTACAGCAGGAATAGATCAAGATAGTAAAGAATTATTATTTAATATATTGGACCATCTAAATAAGAAGCACAATATTACAATTATAATAGTTACCCATGAATTAGAATTTTCAAAAAAATACTTTAATAGAATTTTAAAATTGGAAAATGGTGAACTTAAAGATTATTCAGAGGTAAATATATGGTAA
- a CDS encoding metal ABC transporter solute-binding protein, Zn/Mn family — MKRKILLILLLSLVLVSCTNKNNDNEKNIYTSIYPIEYLTKEIVGNKYKVINIIPEGAEIHGWEPSMKTVASMSDSQLILVNGLGLESWADSVSESVGEDKIVEVNKGIDYIKLTEGEKDNHGHGDYDPHIWLSIKNMIVMAKNIEEEVVKLDPENKSYYRENLERLETNLKELDNKFKSSLEEYKGKAIIVPHDAFGYLVRDYNLKQIPIEGINSSSEPDLGTVAKIVDVAKNNNINTVFYEYGGSEKIAKTIAKEIDGKIKEIYSLENITEELIKNKDNYYTLMEKNLNNILESFK; from the coding sequence ATGAAAAGAAAAATTTTATTAATATTATTATTGTCCTTGGTTTTAGTTTCTTGTACTAATAAAAACAATGACAATGAAAAAAATATCTATACAAGTATTTACCCAATAGAGTATCTTACTAAAGAAATAGTCGGCAATAAGTATAAGGTTATTAATATTATTCCAGAAGGTGCAGAAATTCATGGTTGGGAACCGTCAATGAAAACTGTAGCATCTATGTCCGATTCTCAGTTAATACTAGTCAATGGCTTAGGACTGGAATCTTGGGCAGATTCTGTTTCAGAATCAGTAGGAGAAGATAAAATTGTAGAAGTTAATAAGGGTATTGACTATATTAAATTAACTGAAGGGGAAAAAGATAATCATGGCCATGGTGATTATGACCCGCATATTTGGTTAAGCATAAAGAATATGATAGTGATGGCTAAAAACATAGAAGAAGAAGTTGTAAAATTGGATCCGGAAAATAAATCATATTATAGGGAAAACCTAGAAAGACTTGAGACAAATTTAAAAGAACTGGACAATAAATTCAAATCATCACTGGAAGAATATAAGGGAAAAGCCATTATTGTTCCTCATGATGCCTTTGGATACTTAGTTAGGGATTATAATTTAAAACAAATACCCATTGAAGGAATTAATTCCAGTTCGGAACCTGATTTAGGTACAGTTGCAAAAATTGTTGATGTGGCAAAAAATAATAACATAAATACTGTATTTTATGAATATGGCGGAAGTGAAAAAATAGCAAAAACCATAGCAAAGGAAATAGACGGAAAAATCAAAGAAATTTATTCTTTGGAAAACATTACAGAAGAATTGATTAAAAACAAGGATAATTATTATACTTTAATGGAAAAAAACCTAAACAATATTTTGGAGTCCTTTAAATAA